The genomic window AGTCATGCGCGAGGGATGGATTAGCCCCGCTCAGCCCGTCACGGCCCCGAACCGCCCTTTCTTCTCGTCAGCCCCCAGAGCCACTTTCAATTAAAGGCTGGACAAAGCCAGGCCTGGTGCAGGCCTGTGGGGTGGGGGAACCCCCTCTCCCACTCCCCCATGCACGGCACCCCCAGTCCGGAGGTGTcccggcccccttcccctccccaggtcCCGCCAGGGGCAGGGCTGCTGGCACGGGCACAGCCAGGGCAGAGCGGTGCCCCCGCCGCAGCGCTTGCACCCGAGCTCTCCCCACTGCCTGGGGCAGTTAATGTCTCCCGTGGCCCCCCAGCACCtccggggggtcccggtgccgaGGCATACGGGAAGCTGGGaaagccgggctgggctggggggggacacagggccGGGACTGTTGTGGGGAGAGGGTCCCCACCTCGGGGGTGGCAGCAGGGACTGAGGCAGgagcttccccccgccccgagagGGCTGTGCTCATTCCCGCCTGTGCCCCTGCCGtgccttcttccccccccccccacacagctGGGAGCCCTCGGTCTCTGCGTGTGGCCATGGGTGGCGATGGGGCCCTGGCCCCATGGGGAGCTCAGCCCCGCGTCCTCCATCCCTCCGCCGGACGCGGGCACGCTCCCAGGCATGCGTCCCACCTGcaggcgcccccgccgcccccggcacaGCATCgtggggggcagccagggccccgccggacgccggggccccgctgggAGCGGGGCTCAGCCGTGCGCGCTGAGCTGAGACCCCGCAGCTCATTGCAGGTGCAGGCAGGGACGGGCGGCCGCACGCTCGGCGCTGGCACCTgctccgccccggccgccccccaccgccgcctcccggccgcgggggccgctgccccgggggggcggccggggccgggcggcggcggcggcggccgggccaggctctcgccgcgccctcccgccgccgccccggagcGGCTCCCGGGGCTGAGGTCAGCGGCCGCCGGGAGGCCCCGGGGCGCGGCCGGGAGGGTCTTGGCCGGGGCCGTGTCACCAGCGGCGGGGGCCGAAACGCGACCCCCTACCCCCCCCCGCCAATATCCACCCCCCACCGGAGAGTCCCCGGCGAGCGCTGGCCCCCGCTCCAccgggcggccggggctcccGGGCGCCCCGCGCAGCTGCGCCCGGAGCGGGCCAAGAGCTGACACAACGGGCGGCCCCtcaccgccgcccccggccccctgcgCCCCTCCGCCGCTGGGCGCAGCCTCTGCCCGGTCGCCGCAGTGCGCCTCTCGCCCGGTGCCTCCGGGCGCCTCccgtccacccccccccccgcccggacccCCCGCaccctccccggtgtccccgggACCGGCGCATCCCCGCCTGGTgccccccgctcctccccggtgtccccgggACCGGGGGCACCCCCGCCCGCTCCTCCCCGGTGTCCTCGGGACCGGGGGCACCCCCGTCCGATGCCTCCCCGGTGTTCCCGGGACCGGGCGCACCCCCGCCCGCTCCTCCCCGGTGTTCCCGGGACCGGGGGCACCCCCGTCCGATGCCTCCCCGGTGTTCCCGGGACCGGGGGCACCCCCGCCCGCTCCTCCCCGGTGTTCCCGGGACCGGGGGCACCCCCGTCCGATgcctccccggtgtccccgggACCGGGCGCAcccccgcccgctccccccgcccgctccccccgcccgctCCCCGGTGTCCCCGGGACCAGGCGCACCCCCGCCCAGTGCCCCCCGCaccctccccggtgtccccgcTCGCCGCCGCACCCTCCCCGGGgcgcccctctgctttccccgGGGGAAGCGGGGGGCACCGGGCGGACACCGGGCGGGCACCGGGCGGGCCGTGCCCCGGGGAatcgcggccccgccgcctcgggccggccgagccggggcccgcggcagcgcggagcggcTCTGGcagccgtcggggcggccggtgcccccGGTGCGCCCGGCCTTACCTGCCAGGGGCGGAGAGGCGGGGGCTGtccgggggcgggccggggccgggaccggggccgggccggctccgcacCGAGCAGGCGGAGaaggggcggcccggggcggcggagcggggctgggccgggagcGGAGGcgagggggggcggcggccccggggcagggccggcgggccgggcagccggggggggggctgcccacCGGACGGGGCGGACAGGAGGACACCTGGGCGGCTGCAGGGGGGGGATGTGCCCGTGGGACGGGGCCTCGTGGGGGGGGACGAGAGGGGAcgggggcagccagggaggccctGGGGGTCCCGCCGGGCCCTCACCCACCACCTGCCTTTGCCTCTGCGGTGGGTAGGTCAGGGGGGGCTTGggtgcctgggtccctcctcctgccccaggagagGAGTGGGGCCGGGTGGGCTCAATAAGGGGGGTCTCGGCttggctgggggcaagggaatgAGGTCTGGGTTAGGGCACCCTGGGCCCGGGACGCTTTGGCGGGGAGCGCGtgtccctcctgctccttcagcgtTGGGTTTTTCCCGCGCagccccgctgctgcccgccaCTGCAGTGCAAactgctggctccagccccagggGAGCGGGGTCCCCCAGGACCAGTCGGTGGCAGtgacccccaaggacccccacaGCCAACCGGGCAGGGCCTGCGCACCCCACAGCGTGGGTGCTGGGTGGGCACGTGTCCCGCACACGTGTGTGCTCCCCACTGCCAGTGGCGCTGTGGGGGGCTGGGGCCCCGGACGACTGGGTCCTCTCACAAGCACCCCGCTCCTGCCCCATGGCTCAGGGCAAGGAGGTGCCGGAGCTGGAGGTGCTGAGTGCACCCGGCACCCAGCACCAGTGAGGATCCAGCTGGGAACAGGCCGCATGCGGCAGCCTCGGCCCTGCGAGGTGCCCAGCCCCGTGGAAGCACTGGTGCTGGGCCGGCTGCAGCCTGGCTGGCCGGGGCAGTGCTGAAGGCCATGCAgtgcagggtgtccccagggctcccccgtGCAGTGCAGATGTGGGCCGTGCAGTGTGGTGCATGGGGCTGTGCAATGCAGGGGTGCTGTGCAGTGTGGAGGGGCTGTGCAATGCACAGGCGTGCACCGCACTGCAGGGTTGTGCAGTGCACGAGGGCTGTGCAGTGTGGTGCAGGGGGTTGTGCTATGCACAGGGGTGTGCACCACAGTGCACAGGGTTGTGCAGTGCACGAGGGCTGTGCAGTGCGGTGCAGGGGGTTGTGCTATGCACAGGGGTGTGCACCACAGTGCACAGGGTTGTGCAGTGCACGAGGGCTGTGCAGTGCGGTGCAGGGGGTTGTGCTATGCACAGGGGTGTGCACCACAGTGCACAGGGTTGTGCAGTGCACGGGGGCTGTGCAGTGTGGTGTAGGGGGTTGTACTATGCACAGGGGTGTGCACCGCAGTGCACAGGGTTGTGCAGTGCACGGGGGCTGTGCAGTGTGGTGCAGGGGGTTGTGCTATGCACAGGGGTGTGCACCACAGTGCACAGGGTTGTGCAGTGCACGGGGGCTGTGCAGTGTGGTGCAGGGGGTTGTACTATGCACAGGGGTGTGCACCGCAGTGCACAGGGTTGTGCAGTGCACGGGGCTGTGCAGTGTGGTGTGTGGGGCTGCGCAGTGCACAGGGCCGTGCAGTGTAGTGCAGGGGGCCGTGCAGTGTGGTGCAGAGGGCTGTGCAATGCAGGGTGTCCCCATCTGGGActctgcagccccccccaccgCACACCCTGCTGGGGCACCCCAAACGCAGTGCGGGCGCACTTCGTGGGTGCGCCCGGACACTCCGGACCCCGCACCCACCCCGCACACCCGCTGCACCTTGTCTATGCACCCCCACCGGGGTATGGGGGATCCCCCCAGACCAATTGCGCACCCCACCATCTGCACCCCCATCACGTTCCTCGCCCTGTGCACCCTCTCTGCTGCGCCCCCGGCACCCCATCATGCATCACACGTTTGCGCACCACCGTCAGAGAACCCCCCCCAGCTTCTCGCAGCCCCATCACGGACATCAGTCCTGTGCACCGctgcctcctgcactgcagccccctgcatgCAGCCCCCTGCATCCCAGCTGCATGCACCCCTGCCCTGCAAACCCTCATCGGTGCaccccagcaccatgcacccccaTCGTGGACcccagcccccggcacccacacCTGGGTACCCCAGCCTGGAGCACCCCAGCCTCATGCAACCCCGCCGTGCATCCTACCCCGCCGTGCATGCCCCACATGCACCCTAGCCTCATGCGCCCTAGCCCCCACGCACGCCCATTGCGCACCCCAGCCCCATGCACCCTCATCGCACACCCCAGCCCCATGCACCCCCCTCACGCACCcctgccccatgcacccccaTCGTGcaccccacctccttccccccgtGCACCCCAGCCCCATGCATCCCCATCGTGCGCCCCACCTCCATGCACCCCCGTGCACCCCAGCCCCGCGCACCCCCCCGGgtgcacccccaccccccgcactgctgcagccgcTGCCATGGCAACGGCTCGCGGCTCTCGCGAGCTCCgcacccccccgcgcccccgggcCCGGTACGGgcgacgcgggggggggggggtggaacggGCGCTCTCGCGAGATCCGTGCGCGCTCGGGCCTCCGCTTCCGGCCGGCGGGACGCGGTGCAGAGTcagctgggggcggcggggcgcgcaccggcaccggcaccggcaccaggtgcgcggcggcgggggggggggcgcgtccACGCGCGAGGGCATCGCGCGGGGGCGCGGCCGCTGCAGCGTGGGGAGCCGTGCAAGGGAGGGAGGGCTGCAtcgcaccgggggcgggggggtgggggggctgcacgGGGTGCGATGCATTGGCGGGTGCGTTGCACCGGGGCAGCGGTGCATTGGGGAGGGAGTCTGCATTgcacccgggggagggggggggattgcACCGGGGGAGGGGCTGGGcaaggctttggggggggggtgcggtgCACCGGGGGAGGGGGCATTGCACGGGGGAGGCGGGAGATGCACTGCACCGAGAGGGGGATGCGGTGCACCGAGGGGGAACGTGCGGTGAATTTGGGGGATGCACTGCATGGAGGGGGCACGTTGCGCGGGGGTGTGTGTGCAatgcattggggggggggaatgcatcGGGGTTGCATTTCAGTCCGGGGGGGGAATGAGGTGCAAGCCGGGGGGGTGCATCGtaccgggggtggggggtgcaagGCGCTGGCGTGTGCATTGCACCGGGGGGAGGAGTGCAGTGCGTTGGAGGGGTGCAGCGCGATCCGGAGGGGGCTTTGCATCCGAAGGAGGGTGCCAGGAACAGGGCGGGGGGGCCATGCAGGGCGGGGGAATGCCTGCCTTGTGGGGGTCccacggggctgggggggctccacCGGTGCCCCGGGGCTGGCTGGGGGCAGTGGCGCTGCTGGGCCCAGGAACCGGGGCTGCCCCTTACTGGTGGTGCTGGGGACACCCCGCTGCCTCTTTGGGGGGGCGGGTAGGGCTGGGGGCTGGGCTGTACCCCCCCCCCGCAAGagcaggaggtggggaagggtcagcaaccaggacgcctgggttcccCTGCCAgcgccgtgcctcggtttcccctccGCGGGGTGCCATGCCTGGGATGCCCctctgcaggctgcagcacaagggggggccctgccgcccccagggTCCCCGGAGCAGGGCCTGGAGCCCTGCAACCCCCCCCAGCATGTGAGGGGTCCGcgagccctgcaccccccccagggTATGGGGGGGTCCCCAAACCCTGCAGCCCCCTGGGGCATGGGGGATCCCTGAGCCTTGCACCCCCCCAGGGTGTGGGAGGTCCAcaagccctgcagccccctgggGTGTGGGGGAtccctgagccctgcagccccccccaggacacgtggccacccccagccccactgctggcCCCCGCGGCCCAGCGCTCGCCCTGCACCCCCGCAGGATTCGGCCTTGCCTCCGGACGGAGCCAGCACCGCCGGCACCATGGGCAACATCTTTGGGAACCTGCTGAAGAGCCTCATAGGGAAGAAGGAGATGAGGATCCTCATGGTGGGGCTGGACGCCGCCGGCAAGACCACCATCCTCTACAAGCTGAAGCTGGGCGAGATCGTCACCACCATCCCCACCATAGGtgtgcggggaggagggggacgcGCCGGGGTCCCCTGCCCATGGTAGGGGTCTGCTCctccctgcctcggtttccccacccGGGCGGCCCTAAGGGCAGGAGGAGCCGAGCTGGGACGTGGGGACGGAGGGAGGTGGCCGCGCGGACGCCGGGGAGCGCGTGTGGGGCGGCCGCctgggcctcagtttccctccgCTGTCGCTCCCCGCAGGCTTCAACGTGGAGACGGTGGAGTACAAGAACATCAGCTTCACCGTGTGGGACGTGGGTGGGCAGGACAAGATCCGGCCCCTCTGGCGGCATTACTTCCAAAACACCCAGGGTAGGTCCCCGCAGGGCGGGGGGCCAGGCCGGGGGCCCCccgggggctggggcagccccggggcggcacCGTCCTGCCCCCCAGCGCCGTGGGCTCCGTCCCCCCAGGGCTGATCTTCGTGGTGGACAGCAACGACCGGGAGCGGGTGAACGAGGCGCGCGAGGAGCTCATGCGGATGCTGGCGGAGGACGAGCTGCGGGACGCTGTGCTCCTGGTCTTCGCTAACAAGCAggtggggctggagcgggggcggGACTCAGCcgtgcccgtccccgtggcgtcgGGGCTGGGGTTTCACAGGCTCCGTGTTGGGGCCATACTCATCCCCGTGGCATCGGGACCGTGCCCATCCATGTGGCGTCGGGGCTGGGAGCTAACAGCCCCATCATGGCCCTGTCCATCCCTGTGACCTCAGGCCTGGGGTATAGTGGCCCCCGCAATGGGGTCGTGCCCATCCCCATGGCATTGGGGCTGGAGTTTTGTAGCCCCTGTGGCGTCAGGCCTGTGCCCATCCCTGCGGCATTGGGTCTCGGGTTTAGCAACCCACATAGTGGGGCTGTGCCTGTCCCTGCGGCACCAGGGCTGGGGGTTAGCAGCCCCGACGGTGGGGCCATGCCCATCCCCATGGCGTCAGGGctgggatgcagcagcccctgtGGCGTGACCACGCTCATCCCCATGGCACTGAGGATGGGATTTCGcagcgctcccccccccaccaccatcagGACCCTGCCCATCCCCATGGCATCAGGGCTGGGATTTTGCAGCCCCCTCCAGTATCAGGGCTGAGCTTTAGCAGCCCCCGTGGCAGGGCCGTGCCCATCCCCGCGGCGTTGGGGCTGCGGTTTAGGAGCCCCCGTGATGCGGCCACGCTTGTCCCCGCGGCGGCGTGGCTGGCGGTTCAGCTGCCTCCCcacccccggcggcgcggccgtgcccaTCCCCACGgcgtcggggctgggggggggggttatcagCGGCCGCCGCGGCGTGTCCGAGCCCGGCGCGCGACGCCCGTCTCTGCCCCCAGGACCTGCCCAACGCCATGAACGCGGCGGAGATCACGGACAAGCTGGGGCTGCACTCCTTGCGCCACCGTAACTGGTACATCCAGGCCACGTGCGCCACCAGCGGCGACGGGCTCTACGAGGGCCTCGACTGGCTCGCCAACCAGCTGAAGAACAAGAAgtgagcggcgggcgggcgggcgggcgcccgaccccggccccggccgcccccccgccgccccctccccatgccccggctgggtttttttgctttctttttctggcaCCGGTTGCTGTGGGGTTTCGCCTCTTTCTCCGGGGTCTTCTCGGTCCCCCTCGGACCTCGTGTGTGCGTGCGTGGAAATATAGCTCTATATAAAAGTCTAtgggggccgggggcagagccccggcgggcggggggcggggggggcgctcggcggggccgggccggggaggggggggcggccccggcccctctcccccctgCTGTGGACCAAACGCCGGGGGTGGCAGCGGGGCCATTTGGGaccacatccccccccccatcctcatccccccccccaggtcaCTTCGAGGCAGGTCTCCTCCCCAGCAgtgcgcccggccccccccctccacacaccccccaccccggcccccatGCCAGCATAGTGATTGTAATGTCCCCTGCCccagacagacggacggacgccccgtaaccccccccgcccccggcactgTATTTATACCCCGGTCTGTGCTTGGTGTGACGTGTCGCTGCGGCTCTGCCCCGTCTCGGGGACGTGTGTACTCGCCCTCCCCTGCCCGCGTCTCAGATGGTGGGTgacacccggccccggccccccccccttGGATATTAAACATGTTTTATGTAGCACCGTCCCGCCGCTCTTCTTCTGCAGCCCCCCCAggcttggggggggaggggggccggacgcctgggccccggggaggGAGGCGGTGATGGACAGCCCCCGGTAGATTTTAATTAGAAACAGCTTAGTGGGGCGAGTGGGGCTGGatctggggcgggggggccggggagggttaaacccccttccccagcccatcTTTAGGGGAATATTGGATGAAATGGTAAATCCCATTAGCGCTAATCCCGTGGGGCTGGTGCCAgcgctgggcagggctggggggcatcGCCCCCGGGACCCAGCTGTGCCCGTCCTCACCGGGGGGCTCTGGGccggagctgggggggggcacaCGTGTGTctggctccccggacgcctgggtcccctgtcctggtgcaggcagaggcaggtttgGGGCAAGACGCCTGGTTTCCTCCAGCTTGGGGCCAGCCGGAGCCGGGGCGACGGGGACTCTCCAGTGCGGCAGCCGGACCCGGCGTGCCGCGGGGCGCCGGAGCCGGCGCCGACTCGTTCccaccgcggcggccggcggctttgtccgcccgggccgggggcccggccccgcgctgacCCAGCGGCCCTAATCCCATTagcgcccgccgccccgtgcCGCCAGCCCGGCTGCGGCCCCGCTCGGCAACCGGGGCTGGTATGTgggtgcgggcggcggggccgcgccgggctggcGGACAatgggggccgcggcggcgcggctggcGTGCCGATGCCGTCGTccggggagccgccgccgtggggccgaGCCTGCTgcgggggccgagccggccccACGCGTGCCGGGCTGCCCCCGGTGGGAGCCGGGGTTGCTCGTGCACGCCAGGGTTTTGCATGCACGCTGAGGTTGCTCGTGCATTTTGGGGTCGCTTGTGCGTTTTGGGGTTGCCACCCGCATGCTGGGGCTGTGAGACGGGGTTGCCCCCGCAGTTTTGGGGTTGCCCCCACGTGCTGGGACTGCCTCCGTGCGCCAGGGTCGTCCCTGCGTTTTGGGGCTGCCCcatgccttttggggctgctccGCATGTGCCGGGCCTCCCCTGCGCCCCGAGAGCAGGATCTGTCCCCGAGCACGTCCCCAGCTCCAGTGCCGCAGCCATCCTGGGGCGCGTGGGTGCCAGTTGGGTGCTGAggcaggggtgctgggtgccagtTGGGTGCTGGTTTCTCCAGGCTTTGCTGCCGCCTGCTGGTACCGAGTCCACACAGCACCATGACGCCGGGTGCtgcaccccgccccccccccccccccccccgacgggcACCCTCCAGCCGAGCCCATCATCCCCAGCTCGGGAGCGCCCGAAAGGACATCTCTAgccctggggcaccccaaaggcaCGTCCCCAGCTCTGGGGCATCCCAAAGGCACATCTTCATTTCTGGGGTGCCCCAAAGGGTCATCTCTGGTTCTGAGACACCCTGATGGGATGTACCTatctctggggcaccccaaaaggctaTCTCCAGCCTGCAGGCACCCCAAAGGTGTATCCCTGGCACTGGGACATCCCAAAGCTCTGGGGTGTCCCCAAGGCTCATCCCCAGCTCGGGAGCACCCCCAAAGGGATGTCTCCATCCCTGAAACACCCCAAAAGACTGAGAGACACCCCAGAGACACATCTCCAGCTTCTGGGGCCTCCTGAAAGCACATCTCCATCCCTgggacaccccgaaaggctcaTGCCTGGCTCTGGGCCACCCTGGAGGCTCATCCCGGGCTGTAGGGCCACCAAATCTCTGGCTGTGGGCCACCTCAGGGACCCAGCTCTGGAGCCCCCCAGAGGCTCGTCCCGGGCTGAGGGATGCCCTGGGGACACATCTCCATCCCTGGGACATCCCGAAAGGCTCATGCCTGGCTGTGGGCCACCCTGGGACCGTGGCTCTGGGCCAACCCCGGAGGCTCGTCCTGGGCTGAGGGATGCCCTGGAGCCACATCTCTGGCTCTGTGGTGCCCCAAAGGGATGTCTCCAGCCCTGGGACACCCCGAAGGCTCATCCTGGGCTCTGGGCCCCCCCGGGATCCAGCTCTGGGCCACCCTGGAGGCTCATCCCAGCTTGTAGGATGCCCTGGGGACACATCTccagctctggggtgccccaaaggGCTGTCTCCAGCCCCGGGACACCCCGAAGGCTCATCCTGGGCTCTGGGGCCCCCCGGGACCCAGCTCTGGGCCACTCTGGAGGCTCATCCCAGCTTGCAGGATGCCCTGGGGACACATCTCCAGCTCTGGGGTGCCCTGAAGGTGCATC from Struthio camelus isolate bStrCam1 chromosome 28, bStrCam1.hap1, whole genome shotgun sequence includes these protein-coding regions:
- the ARF3 gene encoding ADP-ribosylation factor 3 encodes the protein MGNIFGNLLKSLIGKKEMRILMVGLDAAGKTTILYKLKLGEIVTTIPTIGFNVETVEYKNISFTVWDVGGQDKIRPLWRHYFQNTQGLIFVVDSNDRERVNEAREELMRMLAEDELRDAVLLVFANKQDLPNAMNAAEITDKLGLHSLRHRNWYIQATCATSGDGLYEGLDWLANQLKNKK